One stretch of Tepiditoga spiralis DNA includes these proteins:
- a CDS encoding response regulator transcription factor → MKKLYLIEDDKKLATHLSVYLRKNRYEVYTVFDFRKIEEEFKKINPDLVIMDVNLPYNDGFYLCRNIRKVSKVPIIFLTARIDPKEQVLGMELGGDDYIIKPFNYQVLIAKINAIFRRYSSFDEVTLKYKKFKLSADKMLLYFEDKKINLSKTEFQILWKLFEKQEETVNRDEILESIWKNGDFVDENTLNVNLTRLRNKLKTFGIKNFIKTIRKKGYTLNSNYEEEEK, encoded by the coding sequence ATGAAAAAACTTTATTTGATTGAAGATGATAAGAAATTAGCAACTCATTTAAGTGTTTATTTGAGGAAAAATAGATATGAAGTTTACACTGTTTTTGATTTTAGAAAAATAGAAGAAGAGTTTAAGAAAATAAATCCGGATTTAGTTATAATGGATGTAAATCTTCCATACAACGATGGATTTTATCTTTGTAGAAATATAAGAAAAGTTTCAAAGGTTCCAATAATATTTTTAACTGCAAGGATTGATCCTAAAGAACAAGTTTTAGGAATGGAATTAGGTGGAGATGATTATATAATTAAACCATTTAATTATCAAGTTTTAATTGCAAAAATAAATGCAATTTTTAGAAGGTATAGTAGTTTTGATGAAGTTACTTTGAAATACAAGAAGTTTAAATTGAGTGCAGATAAGATGTTGTTATATTTTGAAGATAAAAAAATAAATTTAAGTAAAACAGAATTTCAAATATTGTGGAAATTATTTGAAAAACAAGAAGAAACAGTTAATAGGGATGAAATACTGGAAAGTATTTGGAAAAATGGAGATTTTGTTGATGAAAATACATTGAATGTAAATTTAACGAGACTTAGAAATAAATTAAAAACTTTTGGCATTAAAAATTTTATTAAAACTATAAGAAAAAAGGGATATACTTTGAATTCAAACTATGAAGAGGAAGAAAAATGA
- a CDS encoding FAD-dependent oxidoreductase, whose protein sequence is MKTIIIGCTHAGTAAALNAKKLYPDIDITVYEKNDNISFLSCGIALYIEGVVKDRNGLFYSSPKQLKEMGINAKMKHEVIDVDVNNHKIKVKDLETNKVFEDYYDKLIVTTGSWPIVPNIKGIKMENILLSKNFQHSNVIIEKAKIAQNIVVIGAGYIGVELVEAFERMGKKVTLIDMQDRILSKYLDKEITDIAENKLLENKINLALNEKVQEFIGENNKVNKVITDKNEYKTDLVILCIGFKPSTKLFENKLNMTDDGAIIVDEYMKTSNKDILAAGDSCAVKYNPTNTHKYIPLATNAVRMGTLVAMNLYENKIKYMGTQGTSGIKIYNHNIASTGLTEVLAKENNINFDTVIINENNRPEFMPTYYKLTLKLVYEKESHRILGAQIISDADLTQSINTLSICIQKHMTIEELAFVDFFFQPHYNKPWNFLNTAALKVLEKEFK, encoded by the coding sequence ATGAAGACAATAATTATAGGTTGTACTCATGCGGGAACAGCAGCTGCGCTTAATGCTAAAAAATTATATCCAGATATAGATATTACTGTATATGAAAAAAATGATAATATTTCTTTTTTATCTTGTGGTATAGCATTGTATATAGAAGGTGTTGTTAAGGATAGAAATGGTTTGTTTTATTCTTCACCAAAACAATTAAAAGAAATGGGAATCAATGCAAAAATGAAACACGAAGTAATAGATGTAGATGTGAATAATCATAAGATAAAAGTAAAAGATTTAGAAACAAATAAAGTATTTGAAGATTATTATGATAAATTAATAGTTACAACTGGATCTTGGCCAATTGTTCCAAATATAAAGGGCATAAAAATGGAAAATATACTTCTTTCAAAAAATTTTCAACATTCAAATGTGATAATTGAAAAAGCTAAGATAGCTCAAAATATAGTAGTTATAGGCGCTGGATATATTGGTGTTGAATTAGTTGAAGCATTTGAAAGAATGGGGAAAAAAGTAACTTTAATAGATATGCAAGATAGAATACTGAGTAAGTATTTAGATAAAGAAATTACAGATATTGCTGAAAATAAACTTTTAGAAAATAAAATAAATTTAGCTTTAAATGAAAAGGTTCAAGAATTTATTGGAGAAAACAACAAAGTAAATAAAGTGATAACAGATAAAAATGAATATAAAACAGATCTTGTTATACTGTGTATTGGATTTAAACCAAGTACAAAGTTATTTGAAAATAAATTAAATATGACTGATGATGGAGCTATAATAGTAGATGAATATATGAAAACAAGTAATAAAGATATACTTGCAGCAGGTGATTCTTGTGCAGTAAAGTATAATCCTACAAACACGCATAAATATATTCCACTAGCAACTAATGCCGTTAGAATGGGAACTCTTGTTGCTATGAATTTATATGAAAATAAAATAAAGTATATGGGAACTCAAGGTACATCTGGAATAAAAATATACAATCATAATATAGCTTCTACTGGATTAACAGAAGTTTTAGCAAAAGAAAATAATATAAATTTTGATACTGTAATTATAAATGAAAATAATAGACCGGAATTTATGCCAACATATTATAAATTAACTTTGAAATTAGTATATGAAAAAGAATCACATAGAATACTTGGAGCTCAAATAATATCAGATGCCGATTTAACACAATCAATTAATACTTTATCTATTTGTATACAAAAACATATGACAATAGAAGAGCTTGCATTTGTTGATTTCTTTTTTCAACCACATTATAACAAACCATGGAATTTTTTAAATACAGCAGCTTTAAAAGTTTTAGAAAAAGAATTTAAATAG
- a CDS encoding AAA family ATPase, translated as MIPSEIKYLSKKIMESNEIPLLWGHFGVGKTDIAKEIAKETGRDLIILVISQMEPGDLIGMPSKSTNKTIFLKPDWWPENPNTIIMIDEINRAHRSIRNAIMQLLVDRRIHNHVLPKDTWIMAAANPPDEEYDQVDLITDPAFMSRFFHLTLNANVNDWTKWAKEEKVKDEVIDFINNYPEYMTPDHIVSMKLDLRPSPRSWFKFSNVLKNLSENDIKKYGYSLGASILGADATNAFFNHLNNKKTLPTAQELLIEGKFFERLNDLNTEEKVSLILRINNYIEKLEENEMIQIIDNSEHKIIAKNIKSISKYIPKDSIFSVLRNLDNLIEKSTGVKKAFYDKLLEELSISLSEEKWLEEL; from the coding sequence ATGATACCATCAGAAATAAAGTATTTATCAAAAAAAATAATGGAATCAAATGAAATACCACTTTTATGGGGACATTTTGGAGTTGGAAAAACAGATATAGCTAAAGAAATAGCCAAAGAAACAGGGAGAGATTTAATAATTTTAGTAATTTCTCAAATGGAGCCAGGAGATTTAATAGGTATGCCTTCAAAAAGCACTAATAAAACAATATTTTTAAAACCTGATTGGTGGCCTGAAAATCCAAATACAATAATAATGATAGACGAAATAAACAGAGCACATCGTTCTATAAGAAATGCAATAATGCAACTTTTAGTTGATAGAAGAATTCATAATCATGTTTTACCAAAAGATACTTGGATAATGGCAGCTGCAAACCCACCAGATGAAGAGTATGATCAAGTAGATTTGATAACAGATCCTGCATTCATGTCAAGATTTTTTCACTTGACCTTAAATGCAAATGTAAATGATTGGACAAAGTGGGCAAAAGAAGAAAAAGTTAAAGATGAAGTAATTGATTTCATAAATAATTATCCAGAATATATGACTCCAGATCATATAGTATCAATGAAATTAGACTTAAGACCAAGTCCAAGAAGTTGGTTTAAATTCTCTAATGTATTAAAAAATCTTTCTGAAAATGATATTAAAAAGTATGGTTATTCCCTTGGAGCATCTATACTCGGTGCAGATGCAACAAATGCTTTTTTTAATCATTTAAATAATAAAAAGACTCTACCAACTGCACAAGAACTATTAATTGAAGGAAAGTTCTTTGAAAGATTAAATGATTTAAATACAGAAGAAAAAGTTAGTTTAATCTTAAGGATAAATAATTATATAGAAAAATTAGAAGAAAATGAAATGATACAAATAATAGATAATTCAGAACATAAAATAATTGCAAAAAATATAAAATCAATATCAAAATATATTCCAAAAGATTCCATATTTTCAGTTTTAAGAAACTTAGATAATTTAATTGAAAAAAGCACTGGAGTAAAAAAAGCATTTTATGATAAATTACTTGAAGAATTATCAATTTCTTTAAGTGAAGAAAAATGGTTGGAGGAACTATGA
- a CDS encoding VWA-like domain-containing protein, giving the protein MKDIVEKAWIELAKESVFFSYIRMHFENIPTENIRTTKLSITSSGNFRLLYNPRRLKSYGIRFTKALIKHEIYHIIFGHIFIKPKKREKGIWGLAMDASINQYIKELDSLSEPLDVFLLEGHGTDNETLFVTAPINMLNKTAEEYFTYAMDIIEKSNFIDMEEVNDSSPDSHEFESELPEEITFDIISEVVTQAYDKSAGNEPNGIELAISIMAKKNKFDWKTLIRRFFGSSVIVDKYRTQMRPNRRYDDQPGWRTERGPKIAVIVDTSGSIIEEEFNDFFSEIEDIARVSGGKISLIQADENVQSVLQYSKGKWRDTVLKGKGSTDLQPAVDYVEENLRPEGIIVFTDGWVEVPNINRRCFFVLSKKHNPEFFSQVIDIYGNKKIVTL; this is encoded by the coding sequence ATGAAAGATATAGTTGAAAAGGCATGGATAGAACTTGCAAAGGAAAGTGTATTTTTTTCATACATTAGAATGCACTTTGAAAATATTCCAACTGAAAATATAAGAACAACAAAGTTATCTATAACTTCTTCTGGTAACTTTAGACTTTTATACAATCCAAGAAGATTAAAGTCGTATGGAATACGTTTCACAAAAGCTTTAATAAAACATGAAATTTATCATATAATATTTGGTCACATCTTTATAAAACCTAAAAAAAGGGAAAAAGGTATTTGGGGACTTGCAATGGATGCTTCCATAAATCAATACATAAAAGAATTAGACTCTCTTTCAGAACCATTAGATGTTTTTTTGTTAGAGGGTCATGGAACAGACAACGAAACTTTGTTTGTAACAGCACCAATTAATATGTTGAATAAAACAGCAGAAGAATACTTCACATATGCTATGGATATAATAGAAAAAAGCAACTTCATAGATATGGAAGAAGTAAATGATTCCTCTCCTGACTCACATGAATTTGAAAGTGAATTACCAGAAGAAATAACCTTTGATATAATAAGCGAAGTTGTAACTCAAGCCTATGACAAATCTGCTGGTAATGAACCAAATGGAATTGAACTTGCAATTTCAATAATGGCTAAAAAAAATAAATTTGATTGGAAAACACTAATAAGAAGATTTTTTGGTAGTTCAGTAATTGTAGATAAATATAGAACGCAAATGAGACCAAATAGAAGATACGATGATCAACCTGGTTGGAGAACAGAAAGAGGTCCTAAAATTGCTGTAATAGTAGATACAAGTGGTTCTATAATTGAAGAAGAATTCAATGATTTTTTCAGTGAAATAGAAGATATAGCAAGAGTATCTGGTGGAAAAATAAGTTTAATTCAAGCTGATGAAAATGTTCAATCAGTACTTCAATATTCAAAAGGAAAATGGAGAGATACGGTTTTAAAAGGAAAAGGATCAACAGATTTGCAACCTGCCGTTGACTACGTTGAAGAAAACTTAAGACCTGAAGGAATTATTGTATTTACTGATGGATGGGTTGAAGTTCCAAATATAAATAGGCGATGTTTTTTTGTTCTCTCAAAAAAGCACAATCCAGAATTTTTTTCTCAAGTTATAGACATATATGGAAATAAAAAAATAGTAACTTTGTGA
- a CDS encoding Rqc2 family fibronectin-binding protein — protein MPIDGLVIHKLINEINTETTGMTIKNIYQPVNHQLLIKLNKKNILFSLRNPAYIVLLNEKPDVPDSPQNFSLLLRKKIKGGKIVNVKQMGLDRIGYIEIKNRNELGDLKIFKLYFELMGKSNLILVNDENKIIDALKKSTDSMRSILPGAKYIPYYDDSKALIFDDINLLDFPFMGFSKKSEEILRKIGIEKARNQIKNNTVYYFKDLEKPDVSSITPENYIYEELSPSEGILKLFEERTKKSKIIETKKKLEKIVIKNIEKNERTKNNLLKDISKEEKLPEMIKKGELLQSYLYTAKRGDKFIEVTDWESGKKVKIELNPLKNPTTNLEKYFKKIKKTKTMVEFSKNRIKKFIKELEYLYQLWETIDSSEDIETLEEIHEEMFLVGLIKSKKKRKIKKVKNSYRHFEYMNFEIYVGKNNKQNDELTKNAYKEDIWLHTQGIPGSHTIIKSAGKEVPLKVIEYAASLAATFSRAKLSSNVAVDYTQRKNVWKPGGAKPGMVLYKNYKTIITNPILKLIKNI, from the coding sequence ATGCCAATAGATGGACTTGTAATACATAAATTAATAAATGAAATAAACACTGAAACTACTGGAATGACTATTAAAAACATTTATCAACCAGTTAATCATCAATTATTAATAAAGCTAAATAAAAAAAATATACTTTTTTCACTCAGAAATCCAGCCTATATAGTATTATTAAATGAAAAACCTGATGTTCCTGATTCTCCTCAAAACTTTTCTTTACTTTTAAGAAAAAAAATAAAAGGTGGAAAGATTGTTAATGTAAAACAAATGGGTTTGGATAGAATTGGATACATTGAAATAAAAAACCGCAATGAGCTTGGAGATTTAAAAATTTTTAAATTATACTTTGAATTAATGGGTAAATCAAACTTAATCTTGGTAAATGATGAAAATAAAATTATTGATGCTTTAAAAAAATCAACCGATTCTATGAGAAGTATTTTACCTGGAGCTAAGTACATACCTTATTACGATGATTCAAAAGCATTGATATTTGATGATATTAACTTACTTGATTTTCCATTCATGGGGTTTTCTAAAAAATCTGAAGAAATATTGAGAAAAATAGGTATAGAAAAAGCTCGTAATCAGATTAAAAATAATACTGTATACTATTTTAAAGATTTAGAAAAACCAGATGTTTCTTCCATAACTCCTGAAAATTATATATATGAAGAATTAAGCCCTTCAGAAGGTATTTTAAAGCTCTTTGAAGAAAGAACTAAAAAATCTAAAATTATTGAAACAAAGAAAAAACTTGAAAAAATAGTAATTAAAAATATAGAAAAAAATGAGCGTACAAAGAATAATCTTTTAAAAGATATATCTAAAGAAGAAAAACTTCCAGAAATGATAAAAAAAGGTGAATTACTTCAATCATACTTATATACTGCAAAAAGGGGAGATAAATTCATAGAAGTAACGGATTGGGAAAGTGGTAAAAAAGTAAAAATAGAATTAAATCCATTAAAAAATCCAACTACTAACTTAGAAAAATACTTTAAAAAAATCAAAAAAACAAAAACAATGGTAGAGTTTTCAAAAAATAGAATTAAGAAATTTATAAAAGAACTCGAATACCTGTATCAACTTTGGGAAACTATAGATTCAAGTGAAGACATTGAAACTCTTGAAGAAATTCACGAAGAGATGTTTTTAGTTGGACTGATAAAATCTAAGAAAAAGAGAAAAATAAAAAAAGTAAAGAATTCATATAGACATTTTGAATACATGAATTTTGAAATATATGTAGGAAAAAACAACAAGCAAAATGATGAACTAACTAAAAACGCATATAAAGAAGACATATGGCTACACACTCAAGGAATACCTGGATCCCACACAATAATAAAATCAGCTGGAAAAGAAGTTCCACTTAAAGTAATTGAATACGCTGCTTCATTAGCTGCAACTTTTTCAAGAGCAAAGTTGTCTTCAAATGTTGCTGTAGATTACACTCAAAGAAAAAACGTTTGGAAACCAGGTGGTGCAAAACCTGGTATGGTTTTATATAAAAACTACAAAACTATAATAACCAACCCCATTTTAAAATTAATAAAAAATATTTAA
- a CDS encoding ABC transporter ATP-binding protein — protein sequence MIVTENLKKIYNTGDLEVDALNGINLKIEEGKIVSILGPSGSGKSTLLNCLSGIDRPTEGKIKVAGIEITELKDNELTSFRSKNMGFIFQSYNLIPVLNSVENVELPLLINGENEKTSRKKALEMLQQVGLSKRSKSFPSMLSGGESQRVAIARALVTTPKIVWADEPTGALDTKTSMEIMNLIVKLNKENAQTFVIVTHDIRITEYSSKIFEMDSGKIISER from the coding sequence ATGATAGTAACAGAAAACTTAAAAAAAATATATAATACTGGCGACTTAGAAGTTGACGCTTTAAATGGTATAAATCTAAAAATTGAAGAAGGAAAAATAGTTTCCATACTTGGACCATCAGGTTCTGGAAAATCAACATTATTAAATTGCTTATCTGGAATAGATAGACCAACAGAAGGGAAAATTAAAGTTGCAGGTATTGAAATAACTGAATTAAAAGATAATGAACTTACTTCATTTAGATCAAAAAACATGGGGTTCATCTTTCAATCTTATAATTTAATACCAGTATTAAATTCTGTTGAAAACGTTGAATTACCTTTATTAATAAATGGAGAAAATGAAAAAACATCAAGAAAAAAAGCTTTAGAAATGTTGCAACAAGTTGGACTTTCTAAAAGAAGCAAAAGTTTTCCTTCCATGTTAAGTGGTGGAGAATCACAAAGAGTTGCAATTGCTCGTGCCTTAGTAACTACTCCAAAAATAGTTTGGGCTGATGAACCAACTGGAGCACTTGATACAAAAACAAGTATGGAAATAATGAATTTAATAGTTAAATTAAATAAAGAAAATGCACAAACCTTTGTAATAGTAACTCATGATATAAGAATAACAGAGTATTCAAGTAAAATTTTTGAAATGGATAGTGGAAAAATTATATCTGAAAGGTAG